In Diachasmimorpha longicaudata isolate KC_UGA_2023 chromosome 7, iyDiaLong2, whole genome shotgun sequence, the following proteins share a genomic window:
- the LOC135164906 gene encoding zinc finger protein DPF3 isoform X5, giving the protein MTAVAIPSSHSIINVVNEANLNKIESFLNDTAYREAIENSSTYNSRLCRERRLRMPFLDSQTGVAQNHSNLFMSSRERLPGLQHGQIYTYPSKRWRKKRRQYLMHYLHPKRGRGDLDDGIEVDGNVAGINDDSKESAALKGFTMNFADEHSKDAWYYDEEDMLDMDAFEERDQDSDYDYEESYSSKRKRRRGPRGGGHHPARSHPPATDSPGPKRTKGGGRGRKKANYDAGDSDKPFVCDPPKEELQLMTVGSPSAVTSPGPMRPDVGIATGLTGNLGGNPMGPTVGGQTIDKKTGKTPQPSPYCDFCLGDARENKKTGGSEELVSCSDCGRSGHPTCLQFTANMIVSVRKYRWQCIECKCCSICGTSDNDDQLLFCDDCDRGYHMYCLSPPLATPPEGSWSCRLCIAEFHRRE; this is encoded by the exons ATGACGGCGGTTGCCATACCGTCATCTCATTCCATCATAAATGTCGTCAACGAAGCAAATCTCAACAAAATTGAAAG ctTCCTCAATGACACGGCGTACAGGGAAGCCATTGAGAACTCGTCCACGTATAATAGCAGATTATGCCGAGAACGGAGGTTACGAATGCCTTTCCTCGATTCGCAAACGG GCGTAGCTCAGAATCATTCAAATCTCTTCATGTCGTCCCGAGAACGTCTCCCGGGTCTTCAACACGGCCAAATCTATACATATCCAAGTAAAAGATGGCGGAAAAAACGAAGACAATACCTAATGCATTATCTTCATCCAAAACGTGGTAGAGGAGACTTGGACGATGGAATCGAGGTGGATGGAAATGTTGCAGGTATCAATGATGACAGCAAAGAATCAGCTGCTTTGAAAG GTTTCACCATGAATTTCGCAGATGAGCACAGCAAGGACGCCTGGTACTACGATGAAGAAGATATGCTGGACATGGATGCGTTTGAGGAGAGGGACCAAGATAGTGATTACGATTATGAGGAGAGTTATAGTAGTAAAAGGAAGAGGAGAAGAGGGCCAAGAGGAGGTGGACATCATCCAGCAAGAAGTCATCCACCAGCAACTGACAGCCCAGGACCAAAAAGAACAAAA GGCGGTGGGAGAGGACGAAAAAAAGCCAACTACGATGCTGGTGATTCTGACAAGCCATTCGTGTGTGACC CTCCCAAGGAGGAACTTCAATTGATGACCGTTGGATCACCATCGGCTGTTACATCACCAGGACCAATGAGACCGGACGTTGGTATAGCTACTGGATTAACGGGTAATCTTGGTGGTAATCCAATGGGGCCCACTGTTGGTGGACAAACAATCGATAAGAAGACCGGTAAAACGCCACAACCATCGCCCTACTGTGATTTCTGTCTTGGTGATGCtagggagaataaaaaaactggTGGTTCCGAGGAATTGGTCTCATGCAGCGATTGCGGTCGTTCAG GGCACCCAACTTGTTTGCAATTTACTGCAAATATGATCGTTTCTGTACGCAAGTACAGGTGGCAGTGTATCGAGTGCAAGTGTTGTTCCATATGTGGCACCTCTGACAATGAC GATCAGTTGCTGTTCTGTGATGACTGTGATCGCGGATACCATATGTATTGTCTATCCCCACCTCTGGCAACTCCACCCGAGGGTTCCTGGTCGTGTCGTCTGTGCATTGCCGAGTTTCATCGACGCGAGTGA
- the LOC135164906 gene encoding zinc finger protein DPF3 isoform X2, translating to MTAVAIPSSHSIINVVNEANLNKIESFLNDTAYREAIENSSTYNSRLCRERRLRMPFLDSQTGVAQNHSNLFMSSRERLPGLQHGQIYTYPSKRWRKKRRQYLMHYLHPKRGRGDLDDGIEVDGNVAGINDDSKESAALKDEHSKDAWYYDEEDMLDMDAFEERDQDSDYDYEESYSSKRKRRRGPRGGGHHPARSHPPATDSPGPKRTKGGGRGRKKANYDAGDSDKPFVCDLCSARYKTRPGLVYHYGHSHSTSSGDPAKELSPSPADVESRSVADTAASDQPGGTRRGRQSTTATSSTSSPSPVANVNPTVGAPPQPSQQQQLPPVQTSAPPVSPTVSAPKEELQLMTVGSPSAVTSPGPMRPDVGIATGLTGNLGGNPMGPTVGGQTIDKKTGKTPQPSPYCDFCLGDARENKKTGGSEELVSCSDCGRSGHPTCLQFTANMIVSVRKYRWQCIECKCCSICGTSDNDDQLLFCDDCDRGYHMYCLSPPLATPPEGSWSCRLCIAEFHRRE from the exons ATGACGGCGGTTGCCATACCGTCATCTCATTCCATCATAAATGTCGTCAACGAAGCAAATCTCAACAAAATTGAAAG ctTCCTCAATGACACGGCGTACAGGGAAGCCATTGAGAACTCGTCCACGTATAATAGCAGATTATGCCGAGAACGGAGGTTACGAATGCCTTTCCTCGATTCGCAAACGG GCGTAGCTCAGAATCATTCAAATCTCTTCATGTCGTCCCGAGAACGTCTCCCGGGTCTTCAACACGGCCAAATCTATACATATCCAAGTAAAAGATGGCGGAAAAAACGAAGACAATACCTAATGCATTATCTTCATCCAAAACGTGGTAGAGGAGACTTGGACGATGGAATCGAGGTGGATGGAAATGTTGCAGGTATCAATGATGACAGCAAAGAATCAGCTGCTTTGAAAG ATGAGCACAGCAAGGACGCCTGGTACTACGATGAAGAAGATATGCTGGACATGGATGCGTTTGAGGAGAGGGACCAAGATAGTGATTACGATTATGAGGAGAGTTATAGTAGTAAAAGGAAGAGGAGAAGAGGGCCAAGAGGAGGTGGACATCATCCAGCAAGAAGTCATCCACCAGCAACTGACAGCCCAGGACCAAAAAGAACAAAA GGCGGTGGGAGAGGACGAAAAAAAGCCAACTACGATGCTGGTGATTCTGACAAGCCATTCGTGTGTGACC TATGCAGCGCACGGTATAAAACCAGACCCGGTCTGGTCTACCATTACGGTCATTCCCACTCTACTTCCTCTGGTGATCCTGCTAAGGAACTAAGTCCCAGTCCTGCCGATGTTGAATCACGGAGCGTTGCAGACACCGCTGCTTCGGACCAGCCAG GTGGTACACGTCGGGGGCGACAGAGTACAACTGCCACCTCGAGTACCTCGAGTCCCTCCCCCGTGGCGAATGTGAATCCGACTGTCGGTGCACCGCCTCAGCCGTCGCAGCAGCAACAGCTGCCGCCGGTTCAGACGAGCGCTCCACCAGTCTCACCTACTGTCTCAGCTCCCAAGGAGGAACTTCAATTGATGACCGTTGGATCACCATCGGCTGTTACATCACCAGGACCAATGAGACCGGACGTTGGTATAGCTACTGGATTAACGGGTAATCTTGGTGGTAATCCAATGGGGCCCACTGTTGGTGGACAAACAATCGATAAGAAGACCGGTAAAACGCCACAACCATCGCCCTACTGTGATTTCTGTCTTGGTGATGCtagggagaataaaaaaactggTGGTTCCGAGGAATTGGTCTCATGCAGCGATTGCGGTCGTTCAG GGCACCCAACTTGTTTGCAATTTACTGCAAATATGATCGTTTCTGTACGCAAGTACAGGTGGCAGTGTATCGAGTGCAAGTGTTGTTCCATATGTGGCACCTCTGACAATGAC GATCAGTTGCTGTTCTGTGATGACTGTGATCGCGGATACCATATGTATTGTCTATCCCCACCTCTGGCAACTCCACCCGAGGGTTCCTGGTCGTGTCGTCTGTGCATTGCCGAGTTTCATCGACGCGAGTGA
- the LOC135164906 gene encoding zinc finger protein DPF3 isoform X1: MTAVAIPSSHSIINVVNEANLNKIESFLNDTAYREAIENSSTYNSRLCRERRLRMPFLDSQTGVAQNHSNLFMSSRERLPGLQHGQIYTYPSKRWRKKRRQYLMHYLHPKRGRGDLDDGIEVDGNVAGINDDSKESAALKGFTMNFADEHSKDAWYYDEEDMLDMDAFEERDQDSDYDYEESYSSKRKRRRGPRGGGHHPARSHPPATDSPGPKRTKGGGRGRKKANYDAGDSDKPFVCDLCSARYKTRPGLVYHYGHSHSTSSGDPAKELSPSPADVESRSVADTAASDQPGGTRRGRQSTTATSSTSSPSPVANVNPTVGAPPQPSQQQQLPPVQTSAPPVSPTVSAPKEELQLMTVGSPSAVTSPGPMRPDVGIATGLTGNLGGNPMGPTVGGQTIDKKTGKTPQPSPYCDFCLGDARENKKTGGSEELVSCSDCGRSGHPTCLQFTANMIVSVRKYRWQCIECKCCSICGTSDNDDQLLFCDDCDRGYHMYCLSPPLATPPEGSWSCRLCIAEFHRRE, encoded by the exons ATGACGGCGGTTGCCATACCGTCATCTCATTCCATCATAAATGTCGTCAACGAAGCAAATCTCAACAAAATTGAAAG ctTCCTCAATGACACGGCGTACAGGGAAGCCATTGAGAACTCGTCCACGTATAATAGCAGATTATGCCGAGAACGGAGGTTACGAATGCCTTTCCTCGATTCGCAAACGG GCGTAGCTCAGAATCATTCAAATCTCTTCATGTCGTCCCGAGAACGTCTCCCGGGTCTTCAACACGGCCAAATCTATACATATCCAAGTAAAAGATGGCGGAAAAAACGAAGACAATACCTAATGCATTATCTTCATCCAAAACGTGGTAGAGGAGACTTGGACGATGGAATCGAGGTGGATGGAAATGTTGCAGGTATCAATGATGACAGCAAAGAATCAGCTGCTTTGAAAG GTTTCACCATGAATTTCGCAGATGAGCACAGCAAGGACGCCTGGTACTACGATGAAGAAGATATGCTGGACATGGATGCGTTTGAGGAGAGGGACCAAGATAGTGATTACGATTATGAGGAGAGTTATAGTAGTAAAAGGAAGAGGAGAAGAGGGCCAAGAGGAGGTGGACATCATCCAGCAAGAAGTCATCCACCAGCAACTGACAGCCCAGGACCAAAAAGAACAAAA GGCGGTGGGAGAGGACGAAAAAAAGCCAACTACGATGCTGGTGATTCTGACAAGCCATTCGTGTGTGACC TATGCAGCGCACGGTATAAAACCAGACCCGGTCTGGTCTACCATTACGGTCATTCCCACTCTACTTCCTCTGGTGATCCTGCTAAGGAACTAAGTCCCAGTCCTGCCGATGTTGAATCACGGAGCGTTGCAGACACCGCTGCTTCGGACCAGCCAG GTGGTACACGTCGGGGGCGACAGAGTACAACTGCCACCTCGAGTACCTCGAGTCCCTCCCCCGTGGCGAATGTGAATCCGACTGTCGGTGCACCGCCTCAGCCGTCGCAGCAGCAACAGCTGCCGCCGGTTCAGACGAGCGCTCCACCAGTCTCACCTACTGTCTCAGCTCCCAAGGAGGAACTTCAATTGATGACCGTTGGATCACCATCGGCTGTTACATCACCAGGACCAATGAGACCGGACGTTGGTATAGCTACTGGATTAACGGGTAATCTTGGTGGTAATCCAATGGGGCCCACTGTTGGTGGACAAACAATCGATAAGAAGACCGGTAAAACGCCACAACCATCGCCCTACTGTGATTTCTGTCTTGGTGATGCtagggagaataaaaaaactggTGGTTCCGAGGAATTGGTCTCATGCAGCGATTGCGGTCGTTCAG GGCACCCAACTTGTTTGCAATTTACTGCAAATATGATCGTTTCTGTACGCAAGTACAGGTGGCAGTGTATCGAGTGCAAGTGTTGTTCCATATGTGGCACCTCTGACAATGAC GATCAGTTGCTGTTCTGTGATGACTGTGATCGCGGATACCATATGTATTGTCTATCCCCACCTCTGGCAACTCCACCCGAGGGTTCCTGGTCGTGTCGTCTGTGCATTGCCGAGTTTCATCGACGCGAGTGA
- the LOC135164906 gene encoding zinc finger protein DPF3 isoform X4 codes for MTAVAIPSSHSIINVVNEANLNKIESFLNDTAYREAIENSSTYNSRLCRERRLRMPFLDSQTGVAQNHSNLFMSSRERLPGLQHGQIYTYPSKRWRKKRRQYLMHYLHPKRGRGDLDDGIEVDGNVAGINDDSKESAALKGFTMNFADEHSKDAWYYDEEDMLDMDAFEERDQDSDYDYEESYSSKRKRRRGPRGGGHHPARSHPPATDSPGPKRTKGGGRGRKKANYDAGDSDKPFVCDLCSARYKTRPGLVYHYGHSHSTSSGDPAKELSPSPADVESRSVADTAASDQPAPKEELQLMTVGSPSAVTSPGPMRPDVGIATGLTGNLGGNPMGPTVGGQTIDKKTGKTPQPSPYCDFCLGDARENKKTGGSEELVSCSDCGRSGHPTCLQFTANMIVSVRKYRWQCIECKCCSICGTSDNDDQLLFCDDCDRGYHMYCLSPPLATPPEGSWSCRLCIAEFHRRE; via the exons ATGACGGCGGTTGCCATACCGTCATCTCATTCCATCATAAATGTCGTCAACGAAGCAAATCTCAACAAAATTGAAAG ctTCCTCAATGACACGGCGTACAGGGAAGCCATTGAGAACTCGTCCACGTATAATAGCAGATTATGCCGAGAACGGAGGTTACGAATGCCTTTCCTCGATTCGCAAACGG GCGTAGCTCAGAATCATTCAAATCTCTTCATGTCGTCCCGAGAACGTCTCCCGGGTCTTCAACACGGCCAAATCTATACATATCCAAGTAAAAGATGGCGGAAAAAACGAAGACAATACCTAATGCATTATCTTCATCCAAAACGTGGTAGAGGAGACTTGGACGATGGAATCGAGGTGGATGGAAATGTTGCAGGTATCAATGATGACAGCAAAGAATCAGCTGCTTTGAAAG GTTTCACCATGAATTTCGCAGATGAGCACAGCAAGGACGCCTGGTACTACGATGAAGAAGATATGCTGGACATGGATGCGTTTGAGGAGAGGGACCAAGATAGTGATTACGATTATGAGGAGAGTTATAGTAGTAAAAGGAAGAGGAGAAGAGGGCCAAGAGGAGGTGGACATCATCCAGCAAGAAGTCATCCACCAGCAACTGACAGCCCAGGACCAAAAAGAACAAAA GGCGGTGGGAGAGGACGAAAAAAAGCCAACTACGATGCTGGTGATTCTGACAAGCCATTCGTGTGTGACC TATGCAGCGCACGGTATAAAACCAGACCCGGTCTGGTCTACCATTACGGTCATTCCCACTCTACTTCCTCTGGTGATCCTGCTAAGGAACTAAGTCCCAGTCCTGCCGATGTTGAATCACGGAGCGTTGCAGACACCGCTGCTTCGGACCAGCCAG CTCCCAAGGAGGAACTTCAATTGATGACCGTTGGATCACCATCGGCTGTTACATCACCAGGACCAATGAGACCGGACGTTGGTATAGCTACTGGATTAACGGGTAATCTTGGTGGTAATCCAATGGGGCCCACTGTTGGTGGACAAACAATCGATAAGAAGACCGGTAAAACGCCACAACCATCGCCCTACTGTGATTTCTGTCTTGGTGATGCtagggagaataaaaaaactggTGGTTCCGAGGAATTGGTCTCATGCAGCGATTGCGGTCGTTCAG GGCACCCAACTTGTTTGCAATTTACTGCAAATATGATCGTTTCTGTACGCAAGTACAGGTGGCAGTGTATCGAGTGCAAGTGTTGTTCCATATGTGGCACCTCTGACAATGAC GATCAGTTGCTGTTCTGTGATGACTGTGATCGCGGATACCATATGTATTGTCTATCCCCACCTCTGGCAACTCCACCCGAGGGTTCCTGGTCGTGTCGTCTGTGCATTGCCGAGTTTCATCGACGCGAGTGA
- the LOC135164906 gene encoding zinc finger protein DPF3 isoform X3, producing the protein MTAVAIPSSHSIINVVNEANLNKIESFLNDTAYREAIENSSTYNSRLCRERRLRMPFLDSQTGVAQNHSNLFMSSRERLPGLQHGQIYTYPSKRWRKKRRQYLMHYLHPKRGRGDLDDGIEVDGNVAGINDDSKESAALKGFTMNFADEHSKDAWYYDEEDMLDMDAFEERDQDSDYDYEESYSSKRKRRRGPRGGGHHPARSHPPATDSPGPKRTKGGGRGRKKANYDAGDSDKPFVCDRGTRRGRQSTTATSSTSSPSPVANVNPTVGAPPQPSQQQQLPPVQTSAPPVSPTVSAPKEELQLMTVGSPSAVTSPGPMRPDVGIATGLTGNLGGNPMGPTVGGQTIDKKTGKTPQPSPYCDFCLGDARENKKTGGSEELVSCSDCGRSGHPTCLQFTANMIVSVRKYRWQCIECKCCSICGTSDNDDQLLFCDDCDRGYHMYCLSPPLATPPEGSWSCRLCIAEFHRRE; encoded by the exons ATGACGGCGGTTGCCATACCGTCATCTCATTCCATCATAAATGTCGTCAACGAAGCAAATCTCAACAAAATTGAAAG ctTCCTCAATGACACGGCGTACAGGGAAGCCATTGAGAACTCGTCCACGTATAATAGCAGATTATGCCGAGAACGGAGGTTACGAATGCCTTTCCTCGATTCGCAAACGG GCGTAGCTCAGAATCATTCAAATCTCTTCATGTCGTCCCGAGAACGTCTCCCGGGTCTTCAACACGGCCAAATCTATACATATCCAAGTAAAAGATGGCGGAAAAAACGAAGACAATACCTAATGCATTATCTTCATCCAAAACGTGGTAGAGGAGACTTGGACGATGGAATCGAGGTGGATGGAAATGTTGCAGGTATCAATGATGACAGCAAAGAATCAGCTGCTTTGAAAG GTTTCACCATGAATTTCGCAGATGAGCACAGCAAGGACGCCTGGTACTACGATGAAGAAGATATGCTGGACATGGATGCGTTTGAGGAGAGGGACCAAGATAGTGATTACGATTATGAGGAGAGTTATAGTAGTAAAAGGAAGAGGAGAAGAGGGCCAAGAGGAGGTGGACATCATCCAGCAAGAAGTCATCCACCAGCAACTGACAGCCCAGGACCAAAAAGAACAAAA GGCGGTGGGAGAGGACGAAAAAAAGCCAACTACGATGCTGGTGATTCTGACAAGCCATTCGTGTGTGACC GTGGTACACGTCGGGGGCGACAGAGTACAACTGCCACCTCGAGTACCTCGAGTCCCTCCCCCGTGGCGAATGTGAATCCGACTGTCGGTGCACCGCCTCAGCCGTCGCAGCAGCAACAGCTGCCGCCGGTTCAGACGAGCGCTCCACCAGTCTCACCTACTGTCTCAGCTCCCAAGGAGGAACTTCAATTGATGACCGTTGGATCACCATCGGCTGTTACATCACCAGGACCAATGAGACCGGACGTTGGTATAGCTACTGGATTAACGGGTAATCTTGGTGGTAATCCAATGGGGCCCACTGTTGGTGGACAAACAATCGATAAGAAGACCGGTAAAACGCCACAACCATCGCCCTACTGTGATTTCTGTCTTGGTGATGCtagggagaataaaaaaactggTGGTTCCGAGGAATTGGTCTCATGCAGCGATTGCGGTCGTTCAG GGCACCCAACTTGTTTGCAATTTACTGCAAATATGATCGTTTCTGTACGCAAGTACAGGTGGCAGTGTATCGAGTGCAAGTGTTGTTCCATATGTGGCACCTCTGACAATGAC GATCAGTTGCTGTTCTGTGATGACTGTGATCGCGGATACCATATGTATTGTCTATCCCCACCTCTGGCAACTCCACCCGAGGGTTCCTGGTCGTGTCGTCTGTGCATTGCCGAGTTTCATCGACGCGAGTGA
- the Iyd gene encoding iodotyrosine deiodinase yields the protein MISEVLPFCSKYWYYVILGIVSCCFANVLFARKRGRKLVDNGKDNLEKISRGDDDLPALPKDLVHIPFVYERPSEEKLKNRANKFYKICNARRTVRFFSPDPVPLGIIHDIIRAAGTAPSGAHTEPWTFVLVSNDKMKGDIRDVVEREERLNYYKRMGKKWTIDLTPLKTNWVKEYLTTAPYLILVFKQTYGLLPDGRKKIHYYHEMSVAIACGILLTAIQYAGLVTLTSTPLNCGPALRSLLGRPPSEKLCLLLPVGYPAVDATIPNLHRKPLADILVEI from the exons atgatCTCCGAAGTTCTTCCATTCTGCTCTAAATATTGGTATTACGTAATTCTGGGGATCGTGTCGTGCTGTTTTGCAAACGTGTTGTTTGCTCGTAAAAGAGGGAGAAAATTGGTTGATAACGGGAAAGATaacttggaaaaaatatcgaggGGAGACGATGACTTACCTGCATTACCCAAAGATCTAGTGCATATTCCCTTTGTTTATGAGAGACCGTCCgaggagaaattgaaaaatcgtgcAAATAAATTCTACAAAATTTGCAATGCACGGAGGACCGTCAGGTTCTTCAGTCCTGATCCCGTGCCACTCGGTATTATCCATGACATTATTAGAGCAGCCG GCACTGCACCTAGTGGTGCTCACACCGAGCCATGGACGTTTGTTCTTGTTTCCAATGATAAGATGAAAGGGGACATCAGGGATGTGGTTGAGAGGGAGGAGAGGCTCAATTATTACAAGCGAATGGGTAAAAAATGGACCATTGACTTGACACCACTCAAGACAAATTGGGTTAAGGAGTATCTTACAACAGCTCCATACCTTATTTTGGTTTTCAAACAGACTTATGGGCTTCTGCCTGATGGTAGGAAGAAGATTCATTACTACCACGAAATGAGTGTGGCGATTGCATGTGGCATCCTCCTCACGGCGATCCAG TATGCCGGACTCGTTACACTGACGTCAACGCCTCTCAACTGTGGACCAGCACTGCGTAGCCTTCTAGGCCGACCCCCTTCTGAAAAACTCTGTCTGTTACTTCCAGTTGGTTATCCAGCTGTCGACGCGACCATTCCAAATCTTCATAGAAAACCACTAGCCGATATTCTTGTTGAGATATGA